From a single Alkalihalophilus pseudofirmus genomic region:
- a CDS encoding YqcI/YcgG family protein, translating to MQSNYLLTSEHMQNEKIVPKWVSEEYHKYREVVMKPTFPCFFGRTGEERGELRYSYISHSDWSHLPRTLSTFLQLVKEPPLVRRGLFIFVEPENKEQPLSYYRNYFWDVLQYLNRHDPKKWPDHTPADPNDFLWSFCFDDESIFAFGNAPAYKQRITRNLGESMVIGIQPRRIFEGLKGTEPNGINSREAVRKRVEAWDKLPKHPDISHYGDPTHQEWKQFFIGDDCEPITSKCPFHAVNTNK from the coding sequence ATGCAATCAAACTACTTATTAACAAGTGAGCATATGCAAAATGAAAAAATTGTACCTAAATGGGTAAGTGAGGAATATCATAAATATCGCGAAGTAGTGATGAAGCCAACTTTCCCTTGTTTTTTTGGCAGAACAGGTGAAGAAAGAGGGGAGCTCAGGTATTCCTATATCAGTCATTCTGATTGGTCTCATCTTCCTCGTACTCTTTCAACCTTTTTACAATTAGTGAAAGAGCCTCCTTTAGTACGGCGCGGCCTTTTTATATTCGTAGAGCCTGAGAATAAAGAACAGCCTCTTTCCTATTATAGAAACTATTTCTGGGATGTATTGCAATACTTGAATCGGCATGATCCAAAAAAGTGGCCCGACCACACACCAGCAGATCCAAATGATTTCTTATGGTCGTTTTGCTTTGACGATGAATCGATTTTTGCATTTGGAAATGCTCCTGCCTATAAACAGCGAATCACAAGAAACTTAGGTGAGAGTATGGTCATTGGAATTCAGCCTCGTCGAATCTTTGAAGGTCTAAAAGGAACAGAACCGAATGGAATAAATTCTAGAGAAGCAGTAAGAAAACGAGTAGAGGCATGGGATAAGCTCCCGAAGCATCCTGATATCAGTCATTATGGTGATCCAACGCATCAAGAATGGAAACAATTTTTCATCGGGGACGATTGTGAGCCGATTACTTCTAAATGTCCGTTTCATGCTGTTAATACAAATAAATAG
- a CDS encoding GerAB/ArcD/ProY family transporter, whose protein sequence is MSNQSQKMTITPSQLALFVIQTQVGVGVLSMPFSVFDAGAKTDGWISILLAGLVVQIIIFVYMFISKRYPNSNLYFILESVFGKWLGKFLILIHVVYFISVGAVILILFSSVLTIWAFPNTPQFLKVGIAVFTAWYLAKENVRIIARFHVIVSVLLVLVILLTITAFTHAEYRYVLPIGHTGITNIILSAKAATLSLLGFEIFIILFATTEGTIKTKVKAATIANVTVTLIYAYLAFTCYIFFSPEEIGLVPEPILYLIKSFSFIVLERTDLIFLTVWMVSVLTSFVGYLYIASLGTAILFNKTNHSPFVWGICLITFLFSVSPHNVLRIGTISELISNIGGVFSFIFPFVILAVAILFKRKESNGSNTGKKGVSST, encoded by the coding sequence ATGAGTAATCAAAGCCAAAAAATGACGATTACCCCTTCTCAGCTCGCTTTATTTGTTATCCAAACTCAAGTAGGTGTCGGCGTCCTTTCAATGCCCTTTTCTGTCTTTGATGCAGGTGCAAAAACAGATGGCTGGATCTCAATATTGTTAGCTGGACTTGTGGTCCAGATTATCATTTTTGTTTATATGTTCATTTCCAAGCGCTACCCAAATTCTAATTTATACTTCATTTTGGAAAGTGTTTTCGGAAAATGGCTTGGCAAATTTCTTATCTTAATTCATGTCGTTTACTTTATCAGCGTAGGAGCAGTCATTTTAATCTTATTCAGCTCGGTATTAACCATTTGGGCTTTCCCTAACACACCACAATTTCTAAAAGTAGGGATTGCCGTATTCACCGCATGGTATTTAGCCAAAGAGAACGTCAGAATTATTGCTCGCTTTCACGTAATTGTTTCGGTACTGCTAGTATTAGTCATTTTATTAACCATTACTGCCTTTACCCATGCTGAATATCGATATGTGCTGCCCATCGGTCATACAGGAATCACTAATATTATTTTAAGTGCAAAAGCTGCCACACTTTCGTTATTAGGTTTTGAAATATTTATTATATTGTTTGCTACGACTGAAGGGACAATTAAAACAAAAGTAAAAGCCGCAACAATCGCCAATGTGACAGTTACACTGATATATGCCTATTTGGCCTTTACCTGTTACATTTTTTTCAGTCCAGAAGAGATAGGTTTGGTCCCTGAACCCATTCTTTATTTAATCAAATCATTTTCATTTATCGTCTTAGAGCGGACAGACTTAATTTTTCTTACAGTATGGATGGTGTCCGTATTGACGTCATTTGTAGGGTATCTGTATATTGCTTCACTAGGGACAGCTATTTTATTTAATAAAACCAATCACAGTCCGTTTGTGTGGGGTATTTGTCTTATTACATTTCTGTTCAGCGTTTCACCCCACAATGTGTTACGGATAGGGACAATCTCTGAACTTATCAGTAACATTGGAGGCGTTTTTTCCTTCATATTCCCTTTTGTTATTTTAGCTGTTGCTATTCTTTTTAAGCGAAAAGAGAGTAATGGGAGTAACACAGGAAAGAAAGGAGTCTCATCTACATGA
- a CDS encoding PilZ domain-containing protein, protein MQYRREESFRYEFSEPLKSTFKIIRISDANVESKEGEMYILDISAGGVKMNTHLELPNPNKAKVEVEVELQLAEKTLDVQGEIVWKKPFRKSYHYGIDFSITETESQELIKILKEHIKYIQIKKEHE, encoded by the coding sequence ATGCAGTATAGAAGAGAAGAATCATTCCGCTATGAATTTAGTGAACCCCTTAAGTCAACCTTTAAAATCATTCGAATCTCTGATGCAAATGTTGAGAGTAAAGAAGGTGAGATGTACATCTTAGATATAAGTGCCGGAGGAGTCAAAATGAATACTCACCTTGAGCTGCCCAACCCCAATAAGGCTAAGGTTGAAGTCGAGGTTGAATTGCAGCTTGCCGAAAAAACTTTAGATGTACAAGGAGAGATCGTTTGGAAAAAACCATTTAGGAAAAGCTACCATTACGGAATTGATTTCTCCATTACTGAGACCGAGAGTCAAGAATTAATAAAGATATTAAAAGAGCATATCAAGTATATCCAGATTAAAAAAGAACATGAGTGA
- a CDS encoding spore germination protein, whose product MKRLTRLKQPKMNGQSSEASTNSSSSPSHAKTSNLLIKNQQFIESTLSDAGDLQRRHFKIEDKKASLYYLSSVTEYEKIERMLGSAFDSKRSLDDMLEHAAMFVPTNSKNKVIEALLEGRSVLLIDGEEMIYLLDTGSIIKRDTAEPMNEKVVRGSHEGFVEDLGTNVHLLRRRISSRQLAIQYHKIGTDTNTSVCIVYMKNIANPQLVQEVSKRIDSIEMDMTFSPGFIEEFLEDSTFSPFPQVLNTERPDRTMAAVMDGQIAIMIEGSPTCIITPITFFAFYQSPDDYNSRFYVGTFYRMIRILSFLIAILLPAIYIAVVGFHYEVIPNDLVLPVKTSVEQIPYPPIIEAIIMELTIELIREAGVRLPSPIGQTIGIVGGLVIGDAIVTAGLVSNIMIIVVALTAIAAFVVPSTEMNTSVRILRFPFMFAAATFGFFGISFAGMLLLIHLCKLESFGIPYFSPVAPFQWKDLKDTFLRMPVWLMNLKPTAYKPLKRRQQGYSRRWAKNE is encoded by the coding sequence ATGAAACGCTTAACACGATTAAAACAACCAAAAATGAACGGGCAGTCAAGTGAAGCATCCACGAATTCCTCTTCATCTCCGAGTCATGCCAAAACGTCTAATCTACTCATTAAAAATCAACAGTTTATCGAATCTACATTAAGTGATGCAGGAGACCTGCAAAGAAGGCATTTTAAAATTGAAGACAAAAAAGCATCCTTGTATTATTTAAGCTCGGTAACAGAGTATGAAAAGATTGAACGGATGTTAGGGTCGGCCTTTGACAGCAAAAGGTCTCTTGATGACATGCTTGAACATGCAGCCATGTTTGTCCCTACCAATTCAAAAAATAAAGTGATTGAAGCGCTGCTTGAAGGCAGGTCTGTTTTGCTGATCGACGGCGAGGAAATGATTTATTTACTTGATACAGGAAGTATTATTAAGCGTGATACAGCAGAACCGATGAATGAAAAGGTTGTGCGTGGCTCTCATGAGGGCTTTGTCGAAGATTTAGGGACGAATGTCCACCTTCTAAGAAGGAGAATTTCAAGCAGGCAATTAGCTATTCAATATCACAAAATCGGTACAGATACGAATACATCTGTTTGTATCGTGTATATGAAAAATATCGCTAATCCACAATTAGTTCAAGAAGTCTCAAAACGTATTGATTCGATTGAAATGGACATGACCTTCAGTCCCGGATTTATCGAGGAATTTTTAGAGGATTCCACGTTCTCTCCTTTTCCTCAAGTGCTAAATACGGAACGTCCAGATCGTACGATGGCTGCTGTAATGGATGGCCAGATCGCCATTATGATCGAAGGAAGCCCAACTTGCATTATTACACCTATCACATTCTTTGCTTTTTACCAATCTCCTGATGACTATAACAGCCGCTTTTATGTTGGGACTTTTTATCGGATGATTCGAATCTTAAGTTTTTTAATCGCTATTTTACTTCCAGCGATATATATTGCTGTTGTTGGATTTCACTATGAAGTCATTCCGAATGATCTTGTTCTTCCTGTGAAGACCTCTGTTGAACAAATACCCTATCCTCCGATTATTGAGGCAATCATTATGGAACTTACCATTGAATTAATTCGCGAGGCTGGGGTAAGGCTGCCATCGCCAATCGGGCAAACAATCGGGATTGTCGGTGGTCTCGTGATTGGTGATGCGATTGTAACAGCCGGACTTGTATCAAATATAATGATCATTGTAGTTGCATTAACAGCTATCGCCGCCTTTGTCGTTCCTTCAACAGAAATGAACACATCGGTTCGAATACTACGATTTCCATTTATGTTTGCGGCTGCAACATTTGGTTTTTTTGGCATTTCATTTGCAGGAATGCTTCTATTAATTCATTTATGCAAATTAGAATCTTTTGGCATTCCTTATTTTTCACCTGTTGCTCCTTTTCAATGGAAAGATCTTAAAGATACCTTTCTGCGCATGCCAGTATGGTTAATGAATTTAAAGCCTACTGCTTATAAACCTCTTAAGAGAAGACAACAAGGCTATTCAAGAAGGTGGGCCAAAAATGAGTAA
- a CDS encoding amino acid ABC transporter ATP-binding protein, with the protein MIKVDNLHKAFGKVEVLKGISTEVNKGDVVAVIGPSGSGKSTFLRCINLLEKPTAGHIWVGDQDLTNKKTNVLKVREQIGMVFQHFHLFPHMTVLQNLTYAPMTVKGVSKSEAVERAEKLLKKVGLLEKRDEYPNRLSGGQKQRVAIARALAMEPEVMLFDEPTSALDPEMVKEVLAVMKDLAHTGMTMMIVTHEMGFAREVADRVLFLDGGKLVEDAPPETFFTEPKSERAKDFLEKVL; encoded by the coding sequence GTGATTAAGGTCGATAATTTGCATAAAGCCTTTGGAAAAGTTGAGGTCTTAAAAGGGATTTCAACGGAAGTAAATAAAGGAGACGTTGTAGCGGTTATTGGACCTTCAGGCTCTGGAAAATCAACCTTCCTCCGCTGCATTAATCTCTTAGAAAAGCCTACAGCAGGTCATATTTGGGTCGGAGATCAAGATCTGACAAACAAGAAGACGAATGTACTCAAAGTACGTGAGCAGATCGGGATGGTGTTTCAGCATTTTCATCTTTTCCCTCATATGACAGTGCTTCAGAATTTGACGTATGCTCCTATGACAGTAAAAGGAGTGTCAAAAAGCGAGGCCGTAGAACGAGCAGAAAAGCTTTTGAAAAAGGTTGGACTGCTTGAAAAACGAGATGAGTACCCTAACAGGCTGTCAGGAGGACAAAAGCAACGTGTGGCGATTGCACGAGCGCTCGCTATGGAACCTGAGGTGATGCTTTTTGATGAGCCGACATCAGCTCTTGATCCTGAAATGGTTAAAGAGGTGCTGGCTGTTATGAAAGATTTAGCTCATACAGGAATGACGATGATGATCGTCACTCATGAGATGGGGTTTGCGCGTGAAGTGGCCGATCGGGTGTTATTTTTGGACGGGGGCAAGCTAGTCGAGGACGCTCCGCCTGAAACCTTTTTTACAGAGCCTAAATCAGAACGTGCCAAAGACTTTCTTGAAAAGGTATTATAA
- a CDS encoding Ger(x)C family spore germination protein produces the protein MIKKMILLLCCLVLMSGCWDSRYLKDLQLIYSGAFDLEEDGQIRTTVSIPRADSGKDQQAQTRTVTAIGNTTRQSRLNIDHEVSGRLDAAKTRVILISDEAAKTDVYSYLDVFYRDPRSPLNANIAITKGKAEPYLKLKVENHPLVSEYLRDLIDAGEQATIFPVTNIQFVCPILFDPGQDVILPYLSIREDSEDIHGDQIALFNERKFSGALGTEDSTMLLLLMDKFKRTANFTVRVTDDKYPRLNDFITVQVVGIDRDLTVVEEAGGIHADINLTIKVNAVEYPEDGFAERELTVKLNEKLGKHFQDVANRTLRQLQEANCDALGIGLELMAYDRDVWLKYSNWKEVYPNIELHAHTKTEIVTHGIIN, from the coding sequence ATGATCAAAAAAATGATTTTACTCCTATGTTGTCTGGTTTTAATGAGCGGCTGCTGGGACAGCCGCTATTTAAAAGACCTTCAATTAATTTACAGCGGTGCCTTTGATCTAGAAGAAGATGGTCAAATCAGAACAACGGTTTCCATTCCTCGAGCAGATTCCGGCAAGGACCAGCAAGCTCAAACGAGAACTGTTACTGCAATAGGAAATACGACTAGACAAAGCAGATTGAATATTGACCATGAAGTATCCGGAAGACTGGATGCTGCCAAAACACGAGTTATTCTAATTAGTGATGAAGCGGCTAAAACAGATGTCTATTCCTATCTTGATGTCTTTTACCGGGACCCTCGGAGCCCATTAAATGCAAATATTGCAATTACAAAAGGCAAAGCAGAACCTTACTTGAAGTTAAAGGTAGAAAATCATCCTTTAGTTAGTGAATATCTACGTGACTTAATTGATGCAGGTGAACAAGCGACTATTTTTCCAGTTACGAATATTCAATTTGTATGTCCGATTCTCTTTGACCCGGGGCAGGACGTCATTTTGCCCTACTTGAGTATTCGAGAAGACTCAGAGGATATTCACGGTGATCAGATTGCTCTATTTAATGAACGAAAATTTTCTGGGGCCCTAGGTACTGAGGACAGTACGATGCTTCTTTTATTAATGGACAAATTTAAAAGGACAGCAAATTTCACTGTAAGAGTAACTGATGACAAATACCCTCGATTAAATGATTTTATAACGGTTCAAGTGGTAGGAATTGATCGGGATTTAACTGTGGTTGAAGAAGCTGGTGGGATTCATGCTGATATTAATCTCACGATAAAAGTGAATGCTGTTGAGTATCCTGAAGACGGGTTTGCCGAGCGCGAACTCACCGTCAAGTTAAATGAGAAGCTTGGGAAGCATTTTCAAGATGTAGCTAATCGAACGTTGAGGCAGCTTCAAGAAGCGAATTGTGATGCACTAGGAATCGGCCTAGAGTTGATGGCGTATGACCGTGACGTTTGGCTGAAATACTCCAATTGGAAAGAAGTGTATCCCAATATTGAATTACATGCTCACACGAAAACTGAAATTGTGACGCATGGTATTATCAATTAA
- a CDS encoding LysE family transporter — MISSILLGIALAAPVGPISLEMIKRGVRFGFFASLAIGLGGMTADALFMLLIYFGLTHFLTIEIVHILLFFFGSLFLLKLSIESINNTMKPIDTVNQNETPSNRIVLNSYVIGFTIALINPINILFWFGIYGSVLSETAHNTSIDAVFYQAVFIFLGIFLWNVCISTLSKLTSFVMNNRLYQYIHGFAALLLMYYSLHFGYECIQSIRLALA, encoded by the coding sequence TTGATATCAAGCATTCTATTAGGCATTGCCCTAGCAGCACCGGTAGGGCCTATTAGTTTAGAAATGATTAAACGTGGTGTGAGATTTGGATTTTTTGCCTCCTTAGCAATAGGGCTTGGCGGCATGACTGCTGATGCTTTATTTATGCTTCTCATATACTTTGGGCTGACACATTTTTTAACGATCGAAATCGTTCATATCCTATTGTTTTTCTTCGGCAGTCTTTTTCTGCTCAAATTAAGCATTGAATCAATCAATAACACCATGAAACCTATAGATACGGTGAATCAGAATGAAACTCCTTCAAATAGAATCGTACTGAATAGTTATGTTATTGGCTTTACAATCGCGCTTATAAATCCAATTAATATTCTTTTTTGGTTCGGGATTTATGGCTCTGTGTTAAGCGAGACTGCTCATAACACATCTATAGATGCTGTATTCTATCAAGCCGTGTTCATTTTTTTAGGTATCTTTCTATGGAATGTATGCATTTCAACCTTATCAAAACTAACATCCTTTGTTATGAATAACCGATTGTATCAGTATATTCATGGCTTTGCGGCACTCTTGCTTATGTATTACAGTCTGCATTTCGGATATGAATGTATCCAATCGATTCGATTAGCCCTTGCCTAA
- a CDS encoding PAS domain-containing sensor histidine kinase, producing the protein MVDTIWCASENRTRVAQAFLDRNGTIIEINHKWSELFGFKTGGLLYTNINEMLGDRLFTSVFFESDLFEPKLPNKDSMQQKSSQVNGDFFADLKQFKKLKVQTNGISGIDTTLTCILTPIQMNEREYLIQVMQSHSEDADTAHQPNEAFAKKILNGIKDGIITIKLDGTFLFVNEKAERLLGMSGEQLNGRDFWSLLQMDQPGLSKKVYELLSGEESIQVEYYIDEMKAWYDVRAYRIEDQVTLYFTDCSKRKEMEHDLRESERRYKSLVEHTPETISVHDGSKLIYINPAGEKLFKAANRKELINKKIEALYKADDFKRIRENARLLLSGKKKMTTSVFELQCLDGSKVDVEATSTVILFKGKPAFRTILKDVSERNRMDDLIRKSDKLSVVAQLAAGVAHEIRNPLTAIKGFLQLFQREKEFNEQFLDLVMEELERVESIIYEYLTLAKPNHESTFDNLHLQPLVNKVMTLVETQSIMKNVQIDFKYENVPPICGSEKQLKQVLLNLIKNAIEAVDVNGEIVIRLLNHAEDQICIQIEDNGCGISSERIARLGEPFYSTKEKGTGLGLMVCYKIIEHHQGILTIHSEEGAGTRIDVILPVYEG; encoded by the coding sequence ATGGTTGATACAATATGGTGTGCGAGTGAAAATAGAACAAGAGTTGCTCAAGCCTTTTTAGATAGGAATGGAACAATTATTGAAATAAATCATAAATGGTCTGAACTATTTGGATTTAAGACAGGAGGATTGTTGTATACAAATATTAATGAAATGCTTGGAGACCGTTTATTTACTTCTGTTTTTTTTGAATCGGACCTATTCGAACCTAAGTTGCCTAATAAAGATTCGATGCAGCAAAAATCTTCTCAAGTAAATGGAGACTTTTTTGCGGATTTAAAACAGTTTAAGAAACTTAAAGTACAAACTAATGGGATATCCGGTATAGATACAACGTTGACATGTATATTAACACCCATTCAAATGAACGAACGTGAATATTTAATACAAGTTATGCAGAGTCATAGTGAAGATGCCGATACTGCTCATCAACCAAATGAAGCATTTGCTAAAAAGATTCTTAACGGGATTAAAGACGGAATTATCACGATTAAGCTGGATGGGACCTTTTTATTTGTCAACGAAAAAGCTGAACGGCTGTTAGGGATGTCGGGGGAACAATTAAATGGAAGGGATTTTTGGTCGCTTTTACAAATGGATCAGCCTGGACTCTCTAAGAAGGTGTATGAATTATTATCTGGAGAAGAAAGCATTCAAGTGGAATATTATATCGATGAGATGAAGGCATGGTACGATGTGCGAGCATATCGCATTGAAGATCAAGTAACTTTGTATTTCACCGATTGTTCTAAACGAAAAGAGATGGAACATGATCTGCGTGAGAGTGAGAGGAGATATAAAAGTTTAGTCGAGCATACCCCAGAAACGATCTCCGTTCATGATGGGAGTAAGTTGATTTATATTAATCCTGCCGGAGAAAAGTTGTTTAAAGCAGCTAACAGAAAGGAGTTAATTAATAAAAAAATTGAAGCGCTCTATAAAGCAGATGATTTTAAGCGAATTAGGGAAAATGCCAGATTACTTCTGTCCGGAAAAAAGAAAATGACCACTTCTGTATTTGAGCTCCAATGTTTGGACGGTTCGAAAGTGGATGTAGAAGCAACGTCAACGGTCATTTTATTTAAAGGTAAGCCTGCTTTTAGAACGATCTTAAAAGATGTCTCTGAAAGAAACCGAATGGACGATTTAATTAGAAAGTCAGATAAATTATCTGTCGTTGCTCAACTAGCAGCAGGAGTAGCACATGAAATTAGAAATCCGTTAACAGCTATAAAAGGATTTCTACAGTTATTTCAGCGTGAAAAGGAATTTAATGAGCAATTCTTAGATTTAGTAATGGAAGAATTGGAACGAGTTGAATCAATTATCTATGAATATTTAACCTTGGCAAAACCAAACCATGAATCGACTTTTGACAACTTACACTTGCAGCCGCTTGTAAATAAAGTCATGACGTTAGTAGAGACACAATCTATTATGAAAAATGTACAGATTGATTTTAAATATGAAAACGTTCCTCCTATCTGTGGCTCTGAAAAGCAATTAAAACAGGTCTTGCTGAATTTAATAAAAAATGCGATAGAAGCTGTTGATGTGAATGGGGAAATAGTCATTAGACTGCTAAATCATGCAGAGGATCAGATTTGTATCCAAATTGAAGATAATGGCTGCGGCATTTCCAGTGAACGGATTGCGCGATTAGGGGAACCATTTTACTCAACAAAAGAGAAAGGAACAGGTCTTGGCCTAATGGTTTGCTATAAAATCATTGAACATCACCAAGGGATCTTAACGATTCATAGTGAAGAAGGAGCAGGGACAAGAATTGACGTCATTCTTCCCGTTTATGAAGGATAA
- a CDS encoding amino acid ABC transporter permease, with translation MNIDFRVIEPHIPFILKGIGVTLQFVSTSLLVGLILGIILAIMKIGKIAVLRWFAHAYTSVFRGTPLILQLSIIYYGAPQFGIEMSAFLAGVLAFGLNSSAYVSEIIRAGIQAVDKGQKEAAAALGIPERPMMIRIILPQAFRNILPALFNEFINLTKESAIVSIIGVWDIMRRAQMVNAQIYKYFEALLFVGLIYYVMVMVLTIIGRMIERRLQRSD, from the coding sequence ATGAACATAGATTTTAGAGTGATTGAACCCCATATCCCTTTTATATTAAAAGGGATTGGGGTTACATTACAATTTGTATCTACCTCATTATTAGTCGGTCTAATCTTAGGAATTATTTTAGCCATCATGAAAATTGGCAAGATAGCTGTACTGCGCTGGTTTGCTCATGCGTATACATCTGTTTTCCGCGGGACGCCTTTAATCTTGCAATTATCCATCATTTATTATGGGGCACCGCAATTTGGTATTGAAATGAGCGCCTTTTTAGCAGGGGTCCTAGCCTTTGGTTTAAACTCATCTGCTTATGTTTCAGAAATTATCCGTGCAGGGATTCAAGCGGTTGATAAGGGTCAAAAAGAAGCTGCCGCTGCACTAGGTATCCCTGAGCGTCCAATGATGATCAGAATCATTTTACCGCAAGCATTTCGTAATATTCTTCCTGCCCTTTTTAATGAGTTCATTAACTTGACGAAAGAGTCAGCCATTGTATCGATTATCGGGGTGTGGGATATTATGCGCCGTGCTCAAATGGTCAATGCGCAGATCTATAAGTATTTCGAAGCGTTATTGTTTGTTGGTTTAATTTATTATGTGATGGTGATGGTGTTGACCATTATTGGACGAATGATCGAAAGGAGATTGCAACGCAGTGATTAA
- a CDS encoding sulfite exporter TauE/SafE family protein, giving the protein MDYLLFILLGVGIGVFSGFFGIGGGIILTPLLLMFGLPPTTVIGTSLMLSLGTSISGALSHFRLKNINWYYVIIINCTGIIGTQIAHPLMIRLDSMGFAETVISVFYVALLSYFAFSLLFPAKKEKQSTKKKLPPAIVAGLIGLGAGFISSALGVSGGFFIVPLLISLLGFKASQAVGTSLASVVFIVAAGLISYSLSSPINFGIGLALILGTFLGAPIGARSTRLFNEKKMKNLLGTLYVCMIVSVLSNTFSLSIIGLILISSFALIFFFLIGKKFIALKKKQGLSSS; this is encoded by the coding sequence ATGGACTATTTATTATTTATTTTGTTAGGTGTAGGAATTGGGGTATTCTCAGGCTTTTTCGGTATTGGAGGAGGAATTATTTTAACGCCTTTATTGCTCATGTTTGGGTTACCTCCTACTACAGTGATCGGTACAAGCCTTATGCTTTCCCTTGGAACCTCTATTTCTGGAGCGCTCTCACACTTCAGGTTAAAAAATATTAATTGGTATTATGTGATTATTATTAATTGTACAGGGATCATAGGCACGCAAATTGCTCATCCATTAATGATCCGGCTTGATTCTATGGGCTTTGCTGAAACGGTGATTTCTGTTTTTTATGTGGCCTTATTAAGCTACTTCGCCTTTTCGTTATTATTTCCGGCCAAAAAGGAGAAACAATCAACGAAGAAAAAGCTTCCACCAGCGATTGTAGCTGGGTTAATCGGCCTTGGTGCCGGGTTTATCTCATCTGCATTAGGAGTGAGCGGAGGATTTTTTATTGTCCCTCTTCTTATATCGTTATTAGGATTCAAAGCGAGTCAAGCAGTCGGTACCAGCTTAGCCTCCGTTGTATTTATCGTAGCTGCAGGTCTCATTTCTTACAGTTTATCGAGCCCGATCAACTTCGGGATCGGCTTAGCCTTAATACTAGGGACCTTTTTAGGCGCTCCAATTGGTGCCAGGTCCACTCGTTTATTTAACGAAAAGAAAATGAAAAACCTGTTAGGGACCTTATATGTATGTATGATTGTTAGTGTGTTATCAAACACGTTCTCACTATCAATTATTGGACTAATCCTCATCAGCTCGTTTGCCCTTATTTTCTTCTTCCTTATTGGAAAGAAATTTATAGCACTCAAAAAAAAGCAAGGACTTTCTTCTTCATGA
- a CDS encoding transporter substrate-binding domain-containing protein — MKKYKWSVAGLSAILSVGLLAGCGAEGNGPAEVEAPAEEPTEEVNEDATSGEGGTLIMATSADYPPYESVDLESGEIVGFDIDIANHIAGELGYELEIQDVDFNGLIPAMEAGRADFVLAGMTPTEERKENVDFSDIYYEAQNLIVSKEDQGLSAVEDLEGLTVGVQLGSIQEGEAEDLAEEIGFNVEKRDRIPELIQELLAGRLDAILMEDTVAAGYMESQSGLAQFEVPSEELAGSAIAFPKGSELVEPFNDKLNEMIDSGLMDELIIKWFDAEE, encoded by the coding sequence ATGAAAAAGTATAAGTGGAGTGTGGCAGGATTATCGGCAATCCTATCAGTAGGATTATTAGCAGGGTGTGGAGCAGAAGGAAACGGGCCTGCGGAAGTGGAAGCACCAGCTGAGGAGCCAACTGAAGAAGTGAATGAAGATGCAACATCAGGGGAAGGCGGCACATTAATTATGGCCACATCAGCTGACTATCCTCCGTACGAGTCTGTGGATTTAGAGTCAGGTGAGATTGTCGGTTTTGATATTGATATTGCGAATCACATTGCAGGTGAATTAGGATATGAACTTGAAATTCAAGATGTTGATTTTAACGGGTTAATTCCAGCAATGGAAGCAGGACGTGCAGATTTTGTACTAGCTGGAATGACACCAACAGAAGAACGTAAAGAGAATGTTGATTTCTCAGATATCTATTATGAAGCACAGAATTTAATTGTGTCTAAAGAAGATCAAGGATTAAGTGCAGTTGAAGATCTTGAGGGATTAACTGTCGGAGTCCAGCTTGGTTCCATCCAAGAAGGGGAAGCAGAAGATTTAGCAGAAGAGATTGGTTTTAATGTAGAAAAACGTGACCGTATTCCTGAATTAATTCAAGAATTACTAGCAGGTCGTCTTGATGCGATCCTTATGGAAGATACCGTTGCTGCAGGTTATATGGAGTCTCAATCAGGCTTAGCGCAATTTGAAGTGCCAAGTGAGGAACTAGCTGGTTCTGCGATTGCCTTCCCTAAAGGCAGCGAGCTTGTTGAACCTTTCAATGATAAATTAAACGAAATGATTGACAGCGGCCTAATGGACGAGCTGATTATCAAATGGTTCGACGCTGAAGAATAA